The Symphalangus syndactylus isolate Jambi chromosome 8, NHGRI_mSymSyn1-v2.1_pri, whole genome shotgun sequence genome includes a window with the following:
- the ZNF142 gene encoding zinc finger protein 142 isoform X1 — MTDPLLDSQPANSTGEMDGLCPELLLIPPPLSNHGILGPVQSPCPSGDPAPIPTEPGCLLVEATATEEGPGNMEIIVETVAGTLTPGAPGETPGVLVKVVEVYFCERCEQSFAEPTLLALHQCSETHIQPVQGLSSPPCSVELPPSNPTLPGPLQGQSPPVSPLSCPVCRQEFAQPQALKSHFKIHRGTPDTFSCPESGCVFSAEDRKGLQHHLRQTHRAVPVPCSFRGCPLLFGSQQGMELHRQAHYPFHCSHCSFMGSNVKLFRQHQRSHGAGTQGELSAIQGLPSQELLPAPKLPPGEREPSQEAGTPLPGQETAEEENVEKEEKSDTQKDSQKAVDKGQGAQRLEGDVVSGTESLFKTHMCPECKRCFKKRTHLVEHLHLHFPDPSLQCPNCQKFFTSKSKLKTHLLRELGEKAHHCPLCHYSAVERNALNRHMASMHEDISNFYSDTYACPVCREEFRLSQALKEHLKSHTAAAAAEPLPLRCFQESCSYAAPDRKAFIKHLKETHGVRAVECRHHSCPMLFATAEAMEAHHKSHYAFHCPHCDFACSNKHLFRKHKKQGHPGSEELRCTFCPFATFNPVAYQDHVGKMHAHEKIHQCPECNFATAHKRVLIRHMLLHTGEKPHKCELCDFTCRDVSYLSKHMLTHSNTKDYMCTECGYVTKWKHYLRVHMRKHAGDLRYQCNQCSYRCHRADQLSSHKLRHQGKSLMCEVCAFACKRKYELQKHMASQHHPGTPAPLYPCHYCSYQSRHKQALLSHENCKHTRLREFHCALCDYRTFSNTTLLFHKRKAHGYVPGDQAWQLCYASQEPEGAMQGPTPPPDSEPSNQLSAQPEGPGHEPGTVVDPSLDQALPETSEEVNTGRQEGSEAPHGDDLGGSPSPAEVEEGSCTLHLEALGVELESVTEPPLEEVTETAPMEFRPLGLEGPDGLEGPELSSFEGIGTSDLGAEENPLLEKPVSEPSTNPPSLEEAPNNWVGTFKATPPAETAPLPPLPESELLLKALRRQDKEQAEALVLEGRVQMVVIQGEGRAFRCPHCPFITRREKALNLHSRTGCQGRREPLLCPECGASFKQQRGLSTHLLKKCPVLLRKNKGLPRPDSPIPLQPVLPGSQASEDTEGGKTPPAPLEAELLLPKDAPLELPREPEETEEPLATVSGSPVPPAGNSLPTEAPKKHCFDPVPPAGNSSPTEAPKKHHLDPVPPAGNSSPTEALKKHRFEQGKFHCNSCPFLCSRLSSITSHVAEGCRGGRGGGGKRGTPQTQPDVSPLSNGDSAPPKNESTESSSGDGDTVLVQKQKGARFSCPTCPFTCQQERALRTHQTRGCPLESGELHCSLCPFTAPAAAALKLHQKRRHPTAAPARGPRPHLQCGDCGFTCKQSRCMQQHRRLKHEGVKPHQCPFCDFSTTRRYRLEAHQSRHTGVGRIPCSSCPQTFGTNSKLRLHRLRVHDKTPTHFCPLCDYSGYLRHDITRHVNSCHQGTPAFACSQCEAQFSSETALKQHALRRHPEPAQPAPGSPAETTEDPLHCSHCGLLCPSPASLRGHTRKQHPRLECGACQEAFPSRPALDEHRRQQHFSHRCQLCDFAARERVGLVKHYLEQHEETSAAVAASDGDGDAGQPPLHCPFCDFTCRHQLVLDHHVKGHGGTRLYKCTDCAYSTKNRQKITWHSRIHTGEKPYHCHLCPYACADPSRLKYHMRIHKEERKYLCPECGYKCKWVNQLKYHMTKHTGLKPYQCPECEYCTNRADALRVHQETRHREARAFMCEQCGKAFKTRFLLRTHLRKHSEAKPYVCNVCHRAFRWAAGLRHHALTHTDRHPFFCRLCNYKAKQKFQVVKHVRRHHPDQADPNQGVGKDPTTPTVHLHDVQLEDPSPPAPAAPHTGPEG, encoded by the exons ATGACAGACCCCCTTTTGGACTCACAGCCAGCCAATAGCACCGGAGAGATGGATGGACTGTGCCCTGAGCTATTGCTGATCCCCCCGCCTCTCTCTAACCATGGAATCCTGGGGCCTGTCCAGAGCCCCTGTCCTTCTGGGGACCCTGCACCTATACCTACTGAGCCAGGCTGCCTGCTGGTAGAGGCCACAGCAACTGAAGAGGGACCAGGGAACATGGAGATCATTGTGGAGACAGTAGCTGGAACCCTGACCCCAGGTGCTCCTGGAGAGACCCCAG GTGTCCTGGTAAAGGTGGTGGAGGTGTACTTCTGTGAGCGCTGTGAACAGAGCTTCGCAGAGCCCACTCTGCTGGCCCTGCACCAGTGCAGTGAAACCCATATACAGCCTGTGCAGGGCCTCTCTAGCCCCCCATGCTCTGTAGAGCTGCCTCCCAGCAACCCAACCCTCCCTGGCCCTCTGCAGGGCCAGAGCCCACCAGTTAGCCCCCTATCATGCCCTGTGTGTAGACAGGAGTTTGCCCAACCCCAGGCCCTGAAGAGCCACTTCAAGATTCACCGGGGCACTCCTGACACCTTCTCCTGCCCAGAATCTGGCTGTGTGTTCTCTGCTGAAGATCGCAAGGGTCTGCAGCACCACCTGAGGCAGACTCACAGAGCAGTTCCTGTGCCCTGTTCTTTCCGGGGCTGCCCCCTGCTTTTCGGGAGCCAGCAGGGCATGGAGCTGCACCGGCAGGCGCATTACCCTTTCCACTGCAGCCACTGCAGCTTCATGGGCTCCAACGTCAAACTCTTCCGGCAGCATCAGCGGAGCCATGGTGCTGGGACACAGGGAGAACTTTCTGCCATTCAGGGCCTTCCATCCCAGGAGCTGCTGCCAG CTCCCAAACTGCCTCCAGGAGAGAGAGAACCTTCACAGGAAGCAGGTACACCCTTGCCTGGGCAGGAGACAGCTGAAGAGGAGAatgtagagaaagaagagaagagtgaCACCCAGAAGGACTCCCAGAAGGCTGTGGATAAAGGCCAAGGGGCTCAGCGGCTGGAAG GGGATGTGGTCTCTGGCACCGAGTCCCTCTTCAAGACCCATATGTGTCCAGAGTGTAAGCGCTGCTTTAAGAAGCGGACTCATCTGGTGGAGCACCTGCATCTCCACTTCCCAGACCCCAGCCTCCAGTGCCCCAACTGCCAGAAGTTCTTCACCAGTAAGAGCAAGCTCAAGACCCATCTGTTGCGGGAGCTGGGTGAAAAGGCCCACCACTGCCCACTGTGCCACTACAGTGCGGTGGAGAGGAATGCACTCAACCGCCACATGGCCAGCATGCATGAAGATATTTCCAACTTCTACTCAGACACCTATGCCTGTCCTGTCTGCCGTGAGGAATTCCGCCTCAGCCAGGCCCTCAAGGAGCACCTCAAGAGCCACacggcagcagctgcagcagagcCGTTACCCCTTCGCTGCTTTCAGGAGAGCTGCAGCTATGCAGCACCCGACCGCAAGGCCTTCATTAAGCACCTGAAGGAGACCCATGGGGTGAGGGCTGTGGAGTGCCGCCATCACTCATGTCCCATGCTCTTTGCCACAGCCGAAGCCATGGAGGCCCACCACAAGAGCCACTATGCCTTCCACTGCCCCCACTGTGATTTTGCTTGTTCCAATAAGCACCTATTCCGTAAACACAAGAAGCAGGGCCACCCTGGCAGTGAAGAGCTGCGCTGCACCTTCTGCCCCTTTGCCACCTTCAACCCAGTGGCTTACCAGGATCATGTAGGCAAGATGCATGCTCATGAAAAGATCCACCAGTGTCCTGAGTGCAACTTTGCCACTGCCCACAAGAGGGTGCTCATCCGACACATGCTTCTACATACCG GTGAGAAGCCTCACAAGTGTGAGCTCTGTGACTTCACATGCCGAGACGTGAGCTACCTATCCAAGCACATGCTGACCCACTCCAACACCAAGGATTACATGTGCACTGAATGTGGCTATGTCACCAAGTGGAAGCACTACCTCCGTGTGCACATGCGAAAACATGCAGGGGACCTCAG GTATCAGTGCAACCAGTGCTCCTATCGCTGTCACCGGGCTGATCAGCTGAGCAGCCACAAGCTGCGGCATCAGGGCAAGTCTCTGATGTGTGAGGTGTGTGCCTTTGCCTGCAAGCGGAAGTATGAGCTGCAGAAGCACATGGCTTCCCAGCACCACCCCGGCACACCGGCCCCACTCTACCCTTGCCACTACTGCAGTTACCAGAGCCGCCACAAGCAGGCTCTCCTGAGCCATGAGAACTGCAAGCATACCCGCCTCCGTGAGTTCCACTGTGCCCTCTGTGACTACCGCACCTTCAGCAACACCACACTCTTGTTCCACAAACGCAAGGCCCATGGCTATGTGCCTGGAGACCAGGCCTGGCAGCTCTGCTATGCAAGCCAGGAGCCAGAAGGGGCCATGCAGGGTCCAACACCCCCACCAGATTCAGAGCCCTCAAACCAGCTGTCAGCCCAACCTGAGGGGCCAGGTCACGAACCTGGGACTGTGGTGGACCCCAGCTTGGACCAGGCCCTGCCAGAGACGAGTGAGGAGGTCAACACTGGAAGACAGGAGGGCAGTGAGGCTCCCCATGGGGATGACCTGGGTGGCAGTCCCAGCCCAGCAGAGGTGGAGGAGGGCAGCTGCACACTACACCTAGAGGCCCTGGGAGTAGAGCTGGAGTCTGTGACTGAGCCACCCCTTGAGGAGGTCACTGAAACAGCCCCTATGGAGTTCAGGCCCCTGGGACTGGAAGGGCCAGATGGACTGGAAGGACCAGAGCTATCTAGCTTTGAAGGTATTGGGACTTCTGACTTGGGTGCTGAAGAAAATCCCCTTCTGGAAAAGCCAGTGTCTGAGCCCTCCACAAATCCTCCATCCTTAGAGGAGGCCCCTAACAACTGGGTAGGAACTTTCAAGGCAACTCCACCTGCTGAGACAGCACCCTTGCCCCCGTTACCTGAGTCAGAGTTGTTACTCAAGGCCCTAAGGAGACAGGACAAAGAACAAGCAGAGGCATTGGTGCTAGAGGGGCGGGTGCAGATGGTAGTGATCCAGGGAGAGGGGCGAGCCTTCCGCTGCCCACACTGCCCTTTTATCACTCGCCGGGAGAAGGCCCTGAATCTGCACTCCAGGACTGGATGCCAAGGCCGCCGAGAGCCCCTGCTGTGCCCCGAGTGTGGGGCTAGCTTCAAGCAACAACGTGGCCTCAGCACCCACCTGCTGAAGAAGTGCCCTGTTCTGCTCAGAAAGAACAAGGGCTTGCCCAGACCAGATTCACCCATCCCTCTGCAACCTGTGCTCCCGGGTTCCCAGGCCTCAGAGGACACAGAAGGTGGGAAGACCCCACCTGCACCACTAGAAGCAGAGCTACTGCTTCCAAAAGATGCTCCTTTGGAGCTTCCCAGGGAGCCAGAAGAAACAGAAGAGCCTCTTGCCACAGTCTCTGGTTCCCCAGTCCCTCCTGCAGGAAACTCCTTGCCCACAGAGGCCCCTAAGAAGCACTGCTTTGACCCAGTCCCTCCTGCAGGAAACTCCTCACCCACGGAGGCCCCTAAGAAGCACCACCTTGACCCAGTCCCTCCTGCAGGAAACTCCTCGCCCACAGAGGCCCTGAAGAAGCACCGCTTTGAGCAGGGCAAGTTTCACTGCAACTCCTGCCCATTCCTTTGTTCCCGGCTCTCCTCTATTACCTCTCACGTGGCTGAAGGCTGCAGGGGAGGACGTGGCGGGGGAGGAAAACGAGGGACCCCCCAGACCCAGCCTGATGTGTCCCCGTTGAGCAATGGGGACTCTGCTCCCCCGAAGAATGAGAGTACAGAGTCCAGCTCTGGTGATGGGGATACAGTTCTGGTTCAAAAGCAGAAGGGGGCTCGCTTCTCCTGCCCTACATGTCCCTTTACCTGCCAGCAGGAACGGGCTCTGAGGACTCACCAGACCCGGGGCTGCCCCCTCGAGTCTGGAGagctgcactgcagcctctgcccattCACTGCTCCTGCTGCCGCCGCCTTAAAGCTCCACCAGAAGAGGAGGCACCCCACTGCGGCCCCAGCCCGTGGGCCCCGGCCCCATCTACAGTGTGGGGACTGTGGCTTCACCTGTAAACAGAGCCGTTGCATGCAGCAGCACCGGCGGCTCAAGCACGAGGGAGTGAAGCCCCATCAGTGCCCTTTCTGTGACTTTTCGACCACCAGACGGTACCGGTTAGAGGCTCACCAGTCCCGACACACAGGCGTTGGCCGCATCCCCTGCAGCTCTTGCCCCCAGACATTTGGTACCAACTCGAAACTGCGCTTGCACCGGTTAAGGGTACATGACAAGACACCCACCCACTTCTGTCCACTTTGTGACTATAGTGGCTACCTTCGCCATGACATCACTCGTCATGTCAACAGCTGCCACCAAGGCACCCCAGCCTTTGCCTGCTCCCAGTGTGAAGCCCAGTTCAGCTCAGAGACAGCACTTAAGCAGCATGCTCTGCGCCGACACCCCGAGCCTGCACAGCCTGCCCCTGGCTCTCCTGCAGAGACCACTGAGGACCCCCTGCACTGTTCCCACTGTGGGTTGCTGTGCCCCAGCCCTGCCAGCTTACGAGGACACACCCGTAAACAGCACCCACGGCTTGAGTGTGGGGCCTGCCAGGAGGCCTTCCCTAGCCGACCAGCTCTGGATGAGCACCGGAGGCAGCAGCATTTCAGCCACCGCTGTCAGCTCTGTGACTTTGCTGCCCGGGAGCGGGTGGGCCTGGTAAAGCACTACCTGGAACAGCATGAGGAGACTTCAGCAGCTGTGGCAGCCTCAGATGGGGATGGGGATGCTGGCCAGCCCCCCCTACACTGCCCCTTTTGTGACTTCACGTGCCGCCATCAGCTGGTACTAGATCACCATGTGAAAGGGCATGGGGGCACTCGTCTCTACAAGTGCACCGATTGTGCTTACAGCACCAAGAACCGACAGAAGATCACCTGGCACAGCCGCATCCACACTGGGGAAAAGCCTTACCACTGTCACCTCTGCCCCTATGCCTGTGCTGATCCCTCTCGCCTCAAG TACCACATGCGGATCCACAAGGAGGAACGGAAGTACCTGTGCCCTGAGTGTGGCTACAAGTGCAAGTGGGTCAACCAGCTCAAATACCACATGACCAAGCACACAG GACTGAAGCCATACCAGTGTCCCGAGTGTGAGTACTGCACCAACCGGGCTGATGCACTGCGTGTGCACCAGGAGACCCGGCATCGAGAAGCACGGGCTTTCATGTGTGAGCAGTGCGGCAAGGCCTTCAAGACGCGCTTCCTGCTGCGCACCCACCTTCGCAAGCACAGTGAGGCCAAACCCTATGTGTGCAATGTGTGCCACCGTGCTTTCCGCTGGGCTGCTGGCCTGCGCCATCATGCCCTCACCCACACCGACCGCCACCCCTTCTTTTGCCGCCTCTGCAACTACAAGGCCAAACAAAAGTTCCAGGTGGTCAAGCACGTACGCAGGCACCACCCTGACCAAGCCGACCCAAACCAGGGTGTGGGCAAAGACCCTACCACCCCCACAGTGCACCTGCATGATGTGCAGCTGGAGGATCCCAGCCCTCCTGCTCCTGCCGCTCCCCACACTGGACCTGAGGGCTGA
- the ZNF142 gene encoding zinc finger protein 142 isoform X4 produces the protein MCPECKRCFKKRTHLVEHLHLHFPDPSLQCPNCQKFFTSKSKLKTHLLRELGEKAHHCPLCHYSAVERNALNRHMASMHEDISNFYSDTYACPVCREEFRLSQALKEHLKSHTAAAAAEPLPLRCFQESCSYAAPDRKAFIKHLKETHGVRAVECRHHSCPMLFATAEAMEAHHKSHYAFHCPHCDFACSNKHLFRKHKKQGHPGSEELRCTFCPFATFNPVAYQDHVGKMHAHEKIHQCPECNFATAHKRVLIRHMLLHTGEKPHKCELCDFTCRDVSYLSKHMLTHSNTKDYMCTECGYVTKWKHYLRVHMRKHAGDLRYQCNQCSYRCHRADQLSSHKLRHQGKSLMCEVCAFACKRKYELQKHMASQHHPGTPAPLYPCHYCSYQSRHKQALLSHENCKHTRLREFHCALCDYRTFSNTTLLFHKRKAHGYVPGDQAWQLCYASQEPEGAMQGPTPPPDSEPSNQLSAQPEGPGHEPGTVVDPSLDQALPETSEEVNTGRQEGSEAPHGDDLGGSPSPAEVEEGSCTLHLEALGVELESVTEPPLEEVTETAPMEFRPLGLEGPDGLEGPELSSFEGIGTSDLGAEENPLLEKPVSEPSTNPPSLEEAPNNWVGTFKATPPAETAPLPPLPESELLLKALRRQDKEQAEALVLEGRVQMVVIQGEGRAFRCPHCPFITRREKALNLHSRTGCQGRREPLLCPECGASFKQQRGLSTHLLKKCPVLLRKNKGLPRPDSPIPLQPVLPGSQASEDTEGGKTPPAPLEAELLLPKDAPLELPREPEETEEPLATVSGSPVPPAGNSLPTEAPKKHCFDPVPPAGNSSPTEAPKKHHLDPVPPAGNSSPTEALKKHRFEQGKFHCNSCPFLCSRLSSITSHVAEGCRGGRGGGGKRGTPQTQPDVSPLSNGDSAPPKNESTESSSGDGDTVLVQKQKGARFSCPTCPFTCQQERALRTHQTRGCPLESGELHCSLCPFTAPAAAALKLHQKRRHPTAAPARGPRPHLQCGDCGFTCKQSRCMQQHRRLKHEGVKPHQCPFCDFSTTRRYRLEAHQSRHTGVGRIPCSSCPQTFGTNSKLRLHRLRVHDKTPTHFCPLCDYSGYLRHDITRHVNSCHQGTPAFACSQCEAQFSSETALKQHALRRHPEPAQPAPGSPAETTEDPLHCSHCGLLCPSPASLRGHTRKQHPRLECGACQEAFPSRPALDEHRRQQHFSHRCQLCDFAARERVGLVKHYLEQHEETSAAVAASDGDGDAGQPPLHCPFCDFTCRHQLVLDHHVKGHGGTRLYKCTDCAYSTKNRQKITWHSRIHTGEKPYHCHLCPYACADPSRLKYHMRIHKEERKYLCPECGYKCKWVNQLKYHMTKHTGLKPYQCPECEYCTNRADALRVHQETRHREARAFMCEQCGKAFKTRFLLRTHLRKHSEAKPYVCNVCHRAFRWAAGLRHHALTHTDRHPFFCRLCNYKAKQKFQVVKHVRRHHPDQADPNQGVGKDPTTPTVHLHDVQLEDPSPPAPAAPHTGPEG, from the exons ATGTGTCCAGAGTGTAAGCGCTGCTTTAAGAAGCGGACTCATCTGGTGGAGCACCTGCATCTCCACTTCCCAGACCCCAGCCTCCAGTGCCCCAACTGCCAGAAGTTCTTCACCAGTAAGAGCAAGCTCAAGACCCATCTGTTGCGGGAGCTGGGTGAAAAGGCCCACCACTGCCCACTGTGCCACTACAGTGCGGTGGAGAGGAATGCACTCAACCGCCACATGGCCAGCATGCATGAAGATATTTCCAACTTCTACTCAGACACCTATGCCTGTCCTGTCTGCCGTGAGGAATTCCGCCTCAGCCAGGCCCTCAAGGAGCACCTCAAGAGCCACacggcagcagctgcagcagagcCGTTACCCCTTCGCTGCTTTCAGGAGAGCTGCAGCTATGCAGCACCCGACCGCAAGGCCTTCATTAAGCACCTGAAGGAGACCCATGGGGTGAGGGCTGTGGAGTGCCGCCATCACTCATGTCCCATGCTCTTTGCCACAGCCGAAGCCATGGAGGCCCACCACAAGAGCCACTATGCCTTCCACTGCCCCCACTGTGATTTTGCTTGTTCCAATAAGCACCTATTCCGTAAACACAAGAAGCAGGGCCACCCTGGCAGTGAAGAGCTGCGCTGCACCTTCTGCCCCTTTGCCACCTTCAACCCAGTGGCTTACCAGGATCATGTAGGCAAGATGCATGCTCATGAAAAGATCCACCAGTGTCCTGAGTGCAACTTTGCCACTGCCCACAAGAGGGTGCTCATCCGACACATGCTTCTACATACCG GTGAGAAGCCTCACAAGTGTGAGCTCTGTGACTTCACATGCCGAGACGTGAGCTACCTATCCAAGCACATGCTGACCCACTCCAACACCAAGGATTACATGTGCACTGAATGTGGCTATGTCACCAAGTGGAAGCACTACCTCCGTGTGCACATGCGAAAACATGCAGGGGACCTCAG GTATCAGTGCAACCAGTGCTCCTATCGCTGTCACCGGGCTGATCAGCTGAGCAGCCACAAGCTGCGGCATCAGGGCAAGTCTCTGATGTGTGAGGTGTGTGCCTTTGCCTGCAAGCGGAAGTATGAGCTGCAGAAGCACATGGCTTCCCAGCACCACCCCGGCACACCGGCCCCACTCTACCCTTGCCACTACTGCAGTTACCAGAGCCGCCACAAGCAGGCTCTCCTGAGCCATGAGAACTGCAAGCATACCCGCCTCCGTGAGTTCCACTGTGCCCTCTGTGACTACCGCACCTTCAGCAACACCACACTCTTGTTCCACAAACGCAAGGCCCATGGCTATGTGCCTGGAGACCAGGCCTGGCAGCTCTGCTATGCAAGCCAGGAGCCAGAAGGGGCCATGCAGGGTCCAACACCCCCACCAGATTCAGAGCCCTCAAACCAGCTGTCAGCCCAACCTGAGGGGCCAGGTCACGAACCTGGGACTGTGGTGGACCCCAGCTTGGACCAGGCCCTGCCAGAGACGAGTGAGGAGGTCAACACTGGAAGACAGGAGGGCAGTGAGGCTCCCCATGGGGATGACCTGGGTGGCAGTCCCAGCCCAGCAGAGGTGGAGGAGGGCAGCTGCACACTACACCTAGAGGCCCTGGGAGTAGAGCTGGAGTCTGTGACTGAGCCACCCCTTGAGGAGGTCACTGAAACAGCCCCTATGGAGTTCAGGCCCCTGGGACTGGAAGGGCCAGATGGACTGGAAGGACCAGAGCTATCTAGCTTTGAAGGTATTGGGACTTCTGACTTGGGTGCTGAAGAAAATCCCCTTCTGGAAAAGCCAGTGTCTGAGCCCTCCACAAATCCTCCATCCTTAGAGGAGGCCCCTAACAACTGGGTAGGAACTTTCAAGGCAACTCCACCTGCTGAGACAGCACCCTTGCCCCCGTTACCTGAGTCAGAGTTGTTACTCAAGGCCCTAAGGAGACAGGACAAAGAACAAGCAGAGGCATTGGTGCTAGAGGGGCGGGTGCAGATGGTAGTGATCCAGGGAGAGGGGCGAGCCTTCCGCTGCCCACACTGCCCTTTTATCACTCGCCGGGAGAAGGCCCTGAATCTGCACTCCAGGACTGGATGCCAAGGCCGCCGAGAGCCCCTGCTGTGCCCCGAGTGTGGGGCTAGCTTCAAGCAACAACGTGGCCTCAGCACCCACCTGCTGAAGAAGTGCCCTGTTCTGCTCAGAAAGAACAAGGGCTTGCCCAGACCAGATTCACCCATCCCTCTGCAACCTGTGCTCCCGGGTTCCCAGGCCTCAGAGGACACAGAAGGTGGGAAGACCCCACCTGCACCACTAGAAGCAGAGCTACTGCTTCCAAAAGATGCTCCTTTGGAGCTTCCCAGGGAGCCAGAAGAAACAGAAGAGCCTCTTGCCACAGTCTCTGGTTCCCCAGTCCCTCCTGCAGGAAACTCCTTGCCCACAGAGGCCCCTAAGAAGCACTGCTTTGACCCAGTCCCTCCTGCAGGAAACTCCTCACCCACGGAGGCCCCTAAGAAGCACCACCTTGACCCAGTCCCTCCTGCAGGAAACTCCTCGCCCACAGAGGCCCTGAAGAAGCACCGCTTTGAGCAGGGCAAGTTTCACTGCAACTCCTGCCCATTCCTTTGTTCCCGGCTCTCCTCTATTACCTCTCACGTGGCTGAAGGCTGCAGGGGAGGACGTGGCGGGGGAGGAAAACGAGGGACCCCCCAGACCCAGCCTGATGTGTCCCCGTTGAGCAATGGGGACTCTGCTCCCCCGAAGAATGAGAGTACAGAGTCCAGCTCTGGTGATGGGGATACAGTTCTGGTTCAAAAGCAGAAGGGGGCTCGCTTCTCCTGCCCTACATGTCCCTTTACCTGCCAGCAGGAACGGGCTCTGAGGACTCACCAGACCCGGGGCTGCCCCCTCGAGTCTGGAGagctgcactgcagcctctgcccattCACTGCTCCTGCTGCCGCCGCCTTAAAGCTCCACCAGAAGAGGAGGCACCCCACTGCGGCCCCAGCCCGTGGGCCCCGGCCCCATCTACAGTGTGGGGACTGTGGCTTCACCTGTAAACAGAGCCGTTGCATGCAGCAGCACCGGCGGCTCAAGCACGAGGGAGTGAAGCCCCATCAGTGCCCTTTCTGTGACTTTTCGACCACCAGACGGTACCGGTTAGAGGCTCACCAGTCCCGACACACAGGCGTTGGCCGCATCCCCTGCAGCTCTTGCCCCCAGACATTTGGTACCAACTCGAAACTGCGCTTGCACCGGTTAAGGGTACATGACAAGACACCCACCCACTTCTGTCCACTTTGTGACTATAGTGGCTACCTTCGCCATGACATCACTCGTCATGTCAACAGCTGCCACCAAGGCACCCCAGCCTTTGCCTGCTCCCAGTGTGAAGCCCAGTTCAGCTCAGAGACAGCACTTAAGCAGCATGCTCTGCGCCGACACCCCGAGCCTGCACAGCCTGCCCCTGGCTCTCCTGCAGAGACCACTGAGGACCCCCTGCACTGTTCCCACTGTGGGTTGCTGTGCCCCAGCCCTGCCAGCTTACGAGGACACACCCGTAAACAGCACCCACGGCTTGAGTGTGGGGCCTGCCAGGAGGCCTTCCCTAGCCGACCAGCTCTGGATGAGCACCGGAGGCAGCAGCATTTCAGCCACCGCTGTCAGCTCTGTGACTTTGCTGCCCGGGAGCGGGTGGGCCTGGTAAAGCACTACCTGGAACAGCATGAGGAGACTTCAGCAGCTGTGGCAGCCTCAGATGGGGATGGGGATGCTGGCCAGCCCCCCCTACACTGCCCCTTTTGTGACTTCACGTGCCGCCATCAGCTGGTACTAGATCACCATGTGAAAGGGCATGGGGGCACTCGTCTCTACAAGTGCACCGATTGTGCTTACAGCACCAAGAACCGACAGAAGATCACCTGGCACAGCCGCATCCACACTGGGGAAAAGCCTTACCACTGTCACCTCTGCCCCTATGCCTGTGCTGATCCCTCTCGCCTCAAG TACCACATGCGGATCCACAAGGAGGAACGGAAGTACCTGTGCCCTGAGTGTGGCTACAAGTGCAAGTGGGTCAACCAGCTCAAATACCACATGACCAAGCACACAG GACTGAAGCCATACCAGTGTCCCGAGTGTGAGTACTGCACCAACCGGGCTGATGCACTGCGTGTGCACCAGGAGACCCGGCATCGAGAAGCACGGGCTTTCATGTGTGAGCAGTGCGGCAAGGCCTTCAAGACGCGCTTCCTGCTGCGCACCCACCTTCGCAAGCACAGTGAGGCCAAACCCTATGTGTGCAATGTGTGCCACCGTGCTTTCCGCTGGGCTGCTGGCCTGCGCCATCATGCCCTCACCCACACCGACCGCCACCCCTTCTTTTGCCGCCTCTGCAACTACAAGGCCAAACAAAAGTTCCAGGTGGTCAAGCACGTACGCAGGCACCACCCTGACCAAGCCGACCCAAACCAGGGTGTGGGCAAAGACCCTACCACCCCCACAGTGCACCTGCATGATGTGCAGCTGGAGGATCCCAGCCCTCCTGCTCCTGCCGCTCCCCACACTGGACCTGAGGGCTGA